The window CATGTACTCTAGCATAACCCATCCTATATTTCAAGTTTTGTTATATATTTTTTTACTTGACCTTATAGTTACTAGAAGGTGTACCCTTATCCTATGAATGGGGTATATTTTTAAGATGATAAAAAGTACACTTTACTATGATTATGTATCATGACTATTAAATGAACTAAATTGGAGGTTAATGATGAAGCCTATAATAGAAAACAAGACACTGAAAATCGTTTTATGGATACTATTAGGTATGGTAGTGGTTATTGGTGGCATTGCTATGAAAAATAATACTTATGACTTTAAGGAAGAGCGTGTCACCATTCCCACAGAACATGGTAAGCTAAACGCTCTATTTGTAACACCTAAGCGTCATGAGGGGTTATTAGGTGCCATCATCGTTGTTCATGGTGATGGACCTCAGACTGCTTCTGCTCGTGATGCTTATAAGGCAACGTGGGAAAGACTCGTTAATAAAGGATATGCTGTGATATCTTGGGATAAGCCTGGTGTAGGCAAATCGGAAGGTCATTGGCTTCACCAAACCATGACCGATCGTGCCGATGAAGTGATTCAGGTGATTGATTGGGTGAAAAAAGACCATCGCATTGATGCCAACAACATTGGTCTATGGGGTGCTAGTCAAGCAGGATGGGTTGTTCCCAAAGTAGTAGGGAAAACAGACATCGCATTTACCATTCTAATATCACCAGCCATTAATTGGGTCACACAAGGTGCTTATCACACCCATCAAAAAATGCTTGTTCAAGGAAAGGCAGAAAAAGAAATCCAAGAAAAATTAGCTGCATTTCATGAGGGATTGACATATCTGGAAGAAGATGTGGGTTACGAACAGTATGTAATGATGACAGATGATAAAGATAGCATGTCAGAGAAGCGTTGGCAGTTTGTAAAAGCCAATTATTTAAGTGATGCCACAGAAGAACTGAAGAATTTCAATACCCCTGTTTTGCTTGTACTTGGTGGTAAAGATATCAATGTGGATGCTAAGGAAACACGGATGGTTTACGAAGCAGAAATACCTGAGAAATGGCTGCAAGTTGCATGGTTTCCAGAAAGTGACCATGCCATCTTGAAGCCTTCTTTGGTCCACCAAAAATGGAAAATGGCTTTGCATTTTATATTTTCTCCCAAAAAAATTGTTGCAGATGGTTATTATGAAGTACAAGAAACATTTGTAAGACAACAGAAAATGTCCAACTAAGTAGGTACAATGAATGATGGTACTTCTGGTGTATCGGACAACAGATGAATATAAAAAACTGCCAATAGGGCAGTTTTTTATATTCGTAGAGTTCTTAGAAGTGTTTCATATGGTCGAGGATACTTTCTTAACGAAACAACTTGCAGCTTAATAAAAATTATGCTATTATGTTCATGAAGGAGTGAACAAAATGAATTATAAGAATCCTATAACAGAACAGGCATTAGAATTGGTTGAAGAGATTGGGCTGTTTTTAGAAAAAACGGGTTATTTACCATCTGCTGCAAGAGTATATGCCTTGCTGATGATATGGAAAGACCCAGCATTGCATTTTGATGACATACAAAAAATACTTAATCTCAGTAAGGGAGCTACAAGTAAAGCATTGCACGCTTTAACAGCCATAGAAAGGGTAGACATGTTCACCAAACCAGGTATACGAAAAAAATACTATCGTGTGAAGACATTTCCAGGGCGGGATAGTTCCAAAAATTTCTTAAATTACATCACCAAAATGAAGGCTTATTTAATGAAAATTGAAGCCTTTAAAAAAGACAATGACTATGCTGGCGTTAGTCTGGAAGATGAGATTGCTTTTTTTGATAAGTTAATGGATGTATTTACACAGGTTCTTAGTGAACAATAAAAAAGTGAGGTGGGGTCATGGCGAAAAAAAAGGTTGGTTTAATGGCATTTATTAAATTTTATAAAGAAAATGGTAAGGCATTCAAAGCATATCCCCTAAGGGATCGATCAAGGACGCATCTAACCCTTGCTAACATGAAGATAGGAAAGCTGGATAACAGATCATCTATCTACCAAAAAAGAGTGCAAGAGCTGAATGATGGCATGATCTATCATTATTTAGGTAAATGGTATGCTACGGAGGCCATTAAAACAAAGTCTAAGGCCACTTGGAAGAAAGCTTTTCAATCATTTCAATCAGCCATTAAGATTGCCAATGAACTGAATACCTATCTAACTTGTGGCAGTAATCATGACGTTACGTATGTGAAACCTGTCTTACAGAAAAAGCAGGAAATTATGGTATGCAATGACGTGCCCCTGGTGCCAGATATTACACCAGTAGTGATTCTACAAGGCAGTAGCTTTGATATGGGTTACCAATATGCACAACAGTTAGTGGCAATCTATGGCGACTGGATGCTCACAAGACACAGTACCCATGAATTTTCCAAAGAGGAAGAGGAAACCTTGAGAAAATGGGAAGATATGCATAGGGAGCATACACCAGAAATCATTGACTTTGCTAAAGGGTGGGCAAGTTATGCAGCTGCAAACCATTATTCATTAGATTATGACCAGGTGTTGGATTTATGGGTTGGCCATAAACCCCCAGCATCTTCCTATTTGAACGCGGAGTCAGGTATTCCAGAATTACCCCCTTTAGCATGTACAGCATTGGCAGCGTGGAACGAAGCATCTCGTGATAAAAAATTGGTTGTAGGGGCAACAGGTGACCATGATATGAGTTATCAAATCACCATTGTCATGTACCCAGATGATGGTATACCGCTTATCTTCACACCATTTGAGGCAACAGGCACACTCCCGACTGTTGGCCCAAACTGGTTCTTTGGACATCCAGGTATGAACAAAGCAGGACTTGCATATGTGCATCATGGAGGAGGACCCAAGCTCCTTGAACCCATATCCCAGTGGGGATACGGTATCCGAAGAGGTGCATCTGTACTGCATATGTTACGCTACAAAAGAACAGCAAAAGAAGCACTGGAACAAGAAATCCATTGGCCTATTGGTGATATAGGCTATGGTGACCAAGCGACAGTAGGGGGATTCTATGCTGACAGTGACTACGGTTATATTATTGAATCCAGAAAACAGCCTTTGTGCATTCGTGAAGCAGGCTTACTCGGCGAGCGGGATTATTTGTTCTCAAACAATAGCACCATGCATCCTGATGCCATTGAATCAGGGTGGATGTCTAACATAAAAGAGCTATGGACATGGGATAATGTTGGCGGTTGGCGACCTAAAAAACCTCAGGGGATGACAAAGTCACTTGGTATGATTTTTAAGTGGTTTACAGGCAGGTTGAAGACCGATGAATTAATGTCACGTGGCATGATGTTTGCTTATTGGAACAGCTATAATAGAAATCTGTTTCTTAATCACATGGGAAACACCCACCATGGTACATTTGATGTGGATATTATGAAGAAAGTGTATCGGACAGCAGGTACCATGCCAGATGGTCCTATGAAGAAACTAAAAAAAGCATACGTCCATTCAGGTAAGTGGGGTTTAATATCAGCCGCTCATGCGTCAAATGCTTTGGTGGTGTCCATGAAACCCGATGAGGGACTCTACTCTTTATGTACCGGACCAGCCATTAGAGGAGCAGCTCCCATTAGTCCTGATTTAGCCATTACCATATACAATGAAAGAAATGCTTTTTGGGATATTCAACTAGGAGATACACCAGAAAGCATGGTGAATCAGGCCCAATTATTAGCTCAGGAACTCATGGAAAAAGCCAAAAACATCTACCATAACAACCCTATAGCCTATGCGCCAAAAGATATCTATGATGAATTGCTGCAAGAAATAAAGAACATGGAGAAACTGGAAAAAAATCAAGAAAACCGCCTCTTTCATCTCAACAAACGCATACGATGTTATACAAGAGTTCATGTTTTAGCCCGACAATTTATTAATTTCTTTGTTGTTCCAGAAAAATTCGTATATAATAGAAGAAATACTTGAATCAGTTGTTATGAGCTATAAGAAAAACAGGCGGTTTTTTGGAGGTTTCTATGGATTATATGGATGTCATACTTAAAGCAATAGCTTTTATTGAAGAGCATATGTTTGATGCATCGGTCTACGAAGATGTTTTTCCTCATGTGAAGATGTCCAAATATCATTTTCATCGCATTTTTCTTGCAGGGACCCATGAAACAGTTGGCAACTATATAAAAAAACGACGGTTAACACAAATAGGGGAGCGCTTGCGTCAAACGGATGATAAGGTTATTGATGTGGCGCTTGACTGCCAATATGATAGTCATGAGGCTTTTACCAGAGCATTCAAACGTTATTTCTATGAATCCCCTCGTGCATTTCGTAAAAGTAACAGAGACAATCCACTTCTTCGATTAGATCGAATCGATCGGGCATTTTTGGAATGTGCTAAGACCCGATTGGAGCTGGTACCCAACATTAAAACAATTGGCCCTTTATCGCTTATTGGCAAAAGAGCAGCAGCAAATTTTAAAGATAACCAGTTGGGTAACCTATGGGATAATTTCAAACAACAATGCAGGCAGCATGCTATTCAAACAAATAGGGATGCTTATACAGTGTGGTTACAGCATAAAGAAGAGATAAAACAACTGGCATACCAACAGCATTATGATTTATTTATAGGATTTCCCAAAACATCTGTTGATATAGAAGATGAAATACTTAATACGCTGGATATTGGAAAAGGTCTTTATGCTGTTTTTCATATGAAAGATAGCTTTAGCTTCGTCTTTAGGCTATACAGCTATATCTACTTTACATGGTTTAAGACATCAGGCTATGAACTGGGTGATGGCTACGTCATTGAAAAGTATAGTAAAGATTTTTCCATTCTGAATGAAAAAGGAGACATGTCAATTTGGATACCCATTAAAAAAGAGCAATGATTATCAAGAATGCATTAACCGTTAATGTTAATATGCTTGCATAGATTTAAAGAAAAAAATAAATTCTTAAAATATGGAGGATGATCATGAAAATCGCAGGTGTATATTTTAGCGGTACCGGTAATACCCAATGGGTTGCTCAAAAGTTAGAGGAAAAATTAAGGGTTCAAGGACATGATGTTAACATGTTATCCATTGAAGACTATACCGTCAGTGAAACGGCCAAGATATGTCAAGAAGCAGATATAGTCGGTTTTTTATATCCTATTTATGCTTCAGATATGCCAAAGGTATTTAGAGCATATATGGAAGCACTTACCCATCACAACATGCCCAGAAGAAAAAAAGCATTTTGCATTACATCAGTAGCCATTTATAGTGGTGATGGCGCTTTAGTGGTCAAGGAGTACTGTCATAAAATGAATCTGAATCTGGTATGGGGGTACAACGTGCACATGCCCTGTAATTTTAATACAGCACTACCCGGACTCAAAGTACCATCTGCTGATAAAATTAGAAAAATTAAAGCAAAGGCAGACCGTAAGCTGGATAGAATTATAAAAGCAATGGATGAAGGTCATAATAAGTTAGAAGGTTCGGATATCCTTAATACCATGATGGGTAGTCTTCAAAGAAAATCCAGTAAAGGTATGATACAAAAATATGATGTTAAAATCAATTCAGAGCTATGTATAAAATGTAGCAAATGTGTTAAGCTATGTCCTACCAACAACCTGATTTTACCAGACAATGGTAAAGCAGTCCAAACACATGAAAAATGTACCGCTTGCTTAAGATGTGTTAATCAATGTCCAGTCTATGCCATAAGAATGATGAGTGCTAATAACGATAAGCCTTTTAAACAGTATAAAGGTCCAACAAAACACTAAAATGTACACATAATAGCCATGTTATGTCTCATGATAAATTAATGCTAATGTTTATTAAATTTGTCTATAAAATTGTTTTCATTTTAGGGATAAACCCATGTACAATAAAAGGTATGATAGAATAGGAGTGTTTACATGGATAATAAAAGACTTATTTATGGTCTTATTCTTATATTGGTTGTTATACTAATGGGTTCATTAATAGCTGGTATTGCTATATCAAATGAAATAACGAAATCATCAAAAGGGGACTATTTGTGGGATTCTAAAGAGAGAGCCAAGGAGCATATCATGGTTATCATTGATGATGCCAATCAGACCTATGACGAAGCATTTGAAAAAGGATTGTTGGAGACAGCTGCTACTTATAGAATTGCTGTAGAGATTAACAAGATTGATCGAACGAATTATGATGACGATGTTATCGCTGCTTTGGACAAAGCCAAATATGCGAAGGTGAATGGTATCATTGTTCATGCTTTTAATGACGAGAAAATGGCAAGCAAAATTCAAGAAATCAGTGACTTGGGTATTCCAGTTATCACCCTTGATGAAGATGTACCTAAAAGCTCAAGAATATGTTATGTTGGCGTTAACCGCTACGATATTGGACAATTAGCAGGTGAAAGTTTTGCGCGATTACTCCATGATGGGGGTAAAATAGCCGTCATTGATCAAAAAAGTTATAGCAAGGACAGAACCATTAACGAGGAAATGATGTTGCTTGGATTAAGAGAAGTACTCAAATCCCAACCCAATCTTTCTCTGGAAAAAATAGAATACACAGAGCAGGGCGTTCTAAGTGCTGAAACAGCAGCGACAAAAATTTTATTAGGTCGTAACGATATCAATGGTATTTTTTGTACAGATGGTGAAAATACATTAGGGGTTGTGCAAGTCTTAATTGATAATAATCTGGTGAACGATGTTGTTCTTGTAGGGTATGGTAATGATGCAGAAATCATGGCGTATATTGAAAAGGGTAATATTATTGAAGCTTCAATTGTCACCGACCATGAAGATATAGGACGACAAGCCATTGAGGCATTTATTGAATACAGAACCAATCAATTTGTGTCCAGTTACATCAATACAGATATACGTTTGATTGATGAAACAAATGTCCTTGACTATATCAGTGAAATGAGTGATACACTTGACGAGAAGGAATAGAGCCAGTTCAATTAAGAATCATTTAATCGTTTATTCATTAGGCGTTAT is drawn from Vallitalea pronyensis and contains these coding sequences:
- a CDS encoding EFR1 family ferrodoxin (N-terminal region resembles flavodoxins. C-terminal ferrodoxin region binds two 4Fe-4S clusters.) — encoded protein: MKIAGVYFSGTGNTQWVAQKLEEKLRVQGHDVNMLSIEDYTVSETAKICQEADIVGFLYPIYASDMPKVFRAYMEALTHHNMPRRKKAFCITSVAIYSGDGALVVKEYCHKMNLNLVWGYNVHMPCNFNTALPGLKVPSADKIRKIKAKADRKLDRIIKAMDEGHNKLEGSDILNTMMGSLQRKSSKGMIQKYDVKINSELCIKCSKCVKLCPTNNLILPDNGKAVQTHEKCTACLRCVNQCPVYAIRMMSANNDKPFKQYKGPTKH
- a CDS encoding alpha/beta hydrolase family protein, with product MMKPIIENKTLKIVLWILLGMVVVIGGIAMKNNTYDFKEERVTIPTEHGKLNALFVTPKRHEGLLGAIIVVHGDGPQTASARDAYKATWERLVNKGYAVISWDKPGVGKSEGHWLHQTMTDRADEVIQVIDWVKKDHRIDANNIGLWGASQAGWVVPKVVGKTDIAFTILISPAINWVTQGAYHTHQKMLVQGKAEKEIQEKLAAFHEGLTYLEEDVGYEQYVMMTDDKDSMSEKRWQFVKANYLSDATEELKNFNTPVLLVLGGKDINVDAKETRMVYEAEIPEKWLQVAWFPESDHAILKPSLVHQKWKMALHFIFSPKKIVADGYYEVQETFVRQQKMSN
- a CDS encoding GbsR/MarR family transcriptional regulator translates to MNYKNPITEQALELVEEIGLFLEKTGYLPSAARVYALLMIWKDPALHFDDIQKILNLSKGATSKALHALTAIERVDMFTKPGIRKKYYRVKTFPGRDSSKNFLNYITKMKAYLMKIEAFKKDNDYAGVSLEDEIAFFDKLMDVFTQVLSEQ
- a CDS encoding sugar ABC transporter substrate-binding protein, producing the protein MDNKRLIYGLILILVVILMGSLIAGIAISNEITKSSKGDYLWDSKERAKEHIMVIIDDANQTYDEAFEKGLLETAATYRIAVEINKIDRTNYDDDVIAALDKAKYAKVNGIIVHAFNDEKMASKIQEISDLGIPVITLDEDVPKSSRICYVGVNRYDIGQLAGESFARLLHDGGKIAVIDQKSYSKDRTINEEMMLLGLREVLKSQPNLSLEKIEYTEQGVLSAETAATKILLGRNDINGIFCTDGENTLGVVQVLIDNNLVNDVVLVGYGNDAEIMAYIEKGNIIEASIVTDHEDIGRQAIEAFIEYRTNQFVSSYINTDIRLIDETNVLDYISEMSDTLDEKE
- a CDS encoding C45 family peptidase encodes the protein MAKKKVGLMAFIKFYKENGKAFKAYPLRDRSRTHLTLANMKIGKLDNRSSIYQKRVQELNDGMIYHYLGKWYATEAIKTKSKATWKKAFQSFQSAIKIANELNTYLTCGSNHDVTYVKPVLQKKQEIMVCNDVPLVPDITPVVILQGSSFDMGYQYAQQLVAIYGDWMLTRHSTHEFSKEEEETLRKWEDMHREHTPEIIDFAKGWASYAAANHYSLDYDQVLDLWVGHKPPASSYLNAESGIPELPPLACTALAAWNEASRDKKLVVGATGDHDMSYQITIVMYPDDGIPLIFTPFEATGTLPTVGPNWFFGHPGMNKAGLAYVHHGGGPKLLEPISQWGYGIRRGASVLHMLRYKRTAKEALEQEIHWPIGDIGYGDQATVGGFYADSDYGYIIESRKQPLCIREAGLLGERDYLFSNNSTMHPDAIESGWMSNIKELWTWDNVGGWRPKKPQGMTKSLGMIFKWFTGRLKTDELMSRGMMFAYWNSYNRNLFLNHMGNTHHGTFDVDIMKKVYRTAGTMPDGPMKKLKKAYVHSGKWGLISAAHASNALVVSMKPDEGLYSLCTGPAIRGAAPISPDLAITIYNERNAFWDIQLGDTPESMVNQAQLLAQELMEKAKNIYHNNPIAYAPKDIYDELLQEIKNMEKLEKNQENRLFHLNKRIRCYTRVHVLARQFINFFVVPEKFVYNRRNT
- a CDS encoding AraC family transcriptional regulator, with the translated sequence MDYMDVILKAIAFIEEHMFDASVYEDVFPHVKMSKYHFHRIFLAGTHETVGNYIKKRRLTQIGERLRQTDDKVIDVALDCQYDSHEAFTRAFKRYFYESPRAFRKSNRDNPLLRLDRIDRAFLECAKTRLELVPNIKTIGPLSLIGKRAAANFKDNQLGNLWDNFKQQCRQHAIQTNRDAYTVWLQHKEEIKQLAYQQHYDLFIGFPKTSVDIEDEILNTLDIGKGLYAVFHMKDSFSFVFRLYSYIYFTWFKTSGYELGDGYVIEKYSKDFSILNEKGDMSIWIPIKKEQ